GTAGAGGGACATTTGTCAGAGATTGCTTGTTGTGAGTGCTGATGGAACTTTATGCACCTGGCCAGATTATTCTGCCTCTTTGTTGCATTCTTTACATGATTTGGCattacattagctgcagtgaaatgtctctacacatcagatagtgcctgtGGCATTTTCCTATAAAGAGTTGAAAaaattagttaaataaaaatacaattccatgtacagataaatagttaagcaggtatattaaacaactccttttgtaaaataaatgtttaaaaaaatgaaacatgtatgtaAACAGgggaattaacactcctcagttagcaggctcaagcgagctgaaacccacatggtagcaaaaacgaactagcagaaattgttaacaaggtagaaatgatttaaacacactttgctgtaggctactattcaCATGGGTGAATTTATTTGAAATGACAGAGCTCAAACGTAACAGAATGCATGttgtccttggctcagacagtgtaatagtgtgggctcaatagcatctcattagtgtgcaagatcttgagaatcagctgtacatgtgatggaagaatgcactcgCTGCACTGCGAaagtgatggaagaatgcactgtgcttGCAGAGGGTTGCGATtacattgaattggggatagtttaaccaaaatatgccacaagacctagaattgccttatgtgtatctcACAAAAAAGggtcactgttataagctaactttttttaatgaatttaagcaaaaaCCCCCCAAATTCCAGgacttaacttcccatggaaaatttccGGAAATTTATcggaaagtttccgacccttCTGGTATCGGCTATGTGTAATTTTAACTGTCTTGTCTGGAAGGCCAAATGTGactgctgcagtagagagagcgagacattTTATAATTTATGCTGATCGTTTTGCATTTCACGAGAGTGAaaagtcaaacgtttggacacacctacccattccagggtttttctttattttttgctattttctacattgtagaataatggtgaagacatcaaaactataagataacacatggaatcatgtagtatccaaaaaagtgttaaacaaatcaaaatatattttatatttgagattcttcaaagtagccacccttcgccttgatgacagctttgcacactcttggcattcgctcaaccagcttcatgaggtagtcacctgaaatgcatttcaattaacaggtgtgccttgttaaaagttaaacaGTTTTTCTTAATGCAGAATAtacccctatttggtaaaagaccaagtccatattatggcaagaacagctcaaacaagcaaagtgaaATGAGaatccatcgttactttaagacatagacagtcaatgtggaaaatttcaagaactttgaaagtttcttcaagtgcagtcgcaaacacGAAACACAATGATCAAACTGGCTCTCATtaggacagccacaggaaaggaagaccgagagttacctctgctgcagaggataagttcattagagttaactgtacctcagattgcagtccaaataaatgcttcacagacttcaagtaacagacacatctcaacatcaacttttcaaAGGAGACTGTATgattcaggccttcatggtcgaattgctgcaaagtaaccacgactaaaggacaccaataataagaagaattgcttcggccaagaaacacaagcaatggacattagaccggtggaaatctgttctttggtctgatgagtccaaattagatTTTGGTtgcaactgccgtgtctttgtgagacgcatagtaggtgaacggatgatgtgggggtgctttgctggtgacatggtctgtgatttattttgaattcaaggcacacaaccagcatggctgccacagaattctgcagcaatatgccatcccttctggtttgcgcttagtgagactctaatttgtttttctacaggacaatgacccaatatACACCTCCTGGCTTTTTATGGGCTATTTGACCATGGAGactgatggagtgttgcatcaggtgacatggcctccacaatcacctgacctcaacccaattgatatggtttgggatgagttggactgcagagtgaaggaaaagcagccaacaaatgctcagcatatgtgggaactccttcaagactgttgggaaagcattcctcatgaagctggttgagaaaatccCAAGAGTGtccaaagatgtcatcaaggcaaagggtgacttcTTTGAACAATCAAAAatctgttttgatttgtttaacacttttggttactatatgattccatatgtgttatttcatagttttgatgtcttcactattattctacaatgtataaaatagtaaaaatagagaaccctggaatgagtaggtgtggacaatcttttgactggtactgtagattggCAATAGGCTATAGCCATAGAGCCTCGACTCCATGTGTGGCAAAAGTTAATAGATATCTAGTAAATAGAAGATGGAATTCAAAATACGAAATTGAAGGTTAAAGGTGAAGGATAGGCGTCTAGGAATAGAACGaccgaccagccggcttgggtagcaaccctagatttgtgttggGACTACATCTTATGGAAGGATGAAATAATATTAATCAAAATAAGGTTATTTATGAAAATATGTCAgtcaaaaaaaatctaaaattatTTTAATATTTTGGTAACCTGTTGTATTAAATTCATAATTCCCTCGAAGCCGCTgcttggaggatatattggcatgggttgcctaacaacacctgtgccaatatatcctccaaacactggcttcgagggcattatcactcaACCGTAGGATGAGAAAGTGTATGCACTGCAGCCTCAGTTATCCTAGCTATCTAACTGTACTATGTATTCATATTTGATAATAAATAACCTAGCTATGGCAACTATTAGTCTACTATAGCGTGAGTTGGCTTGGTTGgttgctgtctctccctcctcctttttgGACACGTGATGACCTCTAATTCTTGCAACATTATTATGCTGTAATgtaatttgatctctgagaaaaTAAGCTATTGGCCATTTTCATTTATACGATTCacataatattcaataaatatagtacctaacatcCGATTTGGACCAAACTTGTTTTTTtaagacatgaggaatccaaaGTTCAATAAGCCACCCACATATCCCACCATAACAACCAGTATACAAAATCAGTTCTTTATGTCTGACAAGAAGTATGGAGCTCTGGCTTGGGAGTATTGCTTCTTCATCCTTTGTAATGGATTCCTTGTTAATCTGATATTTTTCCCCCTGTTCAAAGAAATTAGTCATTAAAGTTAGGTTTATGGCCCACCATACAACCTGATATTACCAAATTCTGACCACTAGATGATGCTGTTCCTGTCATTAGGTGGGGGAAAAATCCATAtttctgtgtccagtatgaaggaagttgagGTAGTTTTGCGATCCAACACTAACTAGCCTTACCCATAGACTTTTAGTCATTGAGCTTATCTGCTAGCATGAAGTAACCCTTTAATGGTGCAGATGGTGCTTGTTTTGGAACATAACGTGTCCTCTCTATTTGGCCAAGAAAATAACCTTGCTGGATAACTTGGATGCATGAATTTCACCTTTTACGTCCATGTTATCATCCACAATTACAATCCAGTATTCATCATAGCAGCAAACTAGAAAATCAGATGCTCGCACATTCACCATTTTATATCTATGGATTTTCTGAGGGCTAAGTCAAACTTAATGGCATAATCTGTGTCAGAATCTAGGTTTCCATaaaattttggacagattttcatgcaaatattttaaaatctgcataaaacaaTGTGCATTTTAACACCATATATTTTTCCATAACTCACTGATTGTGGATAAAAGTATGCACTtttgacgtagtgcacataaaataaCTTTTGCGGTTAAATTCTTATGTATTGAatgaaaatacaagttaaatgggtttcatCGCATTTAATGCTATTGATGGTTTTGGCAGTGGGAGGACCAcgcaagtttacttcgatatgatgtttattatatcaatatttgcgcataaataTTTGCTCATTTATGCGAGAAATGGCAGTGGAAGAAATTTTACCGACACCTTGTCAAATGAACAAATTGTCTGTCGGCATATATGAAATTGTACTGGCgtatcctgtttccatcagcCCGGTCGTGACTTTTTTCATTCATCAGGTAATTTATCCGCATGAagtggttggatggaaacctggttactgGAAACTCTGCACCTATGAGGCTTTTGTAGAGTGGAACAAAGTGATGGAAGCTGCAGGGTCCTGGCAGAGTCATTGTGTTCGCATATCTTTCCCTGAGTTCTATGCTCACATTTTCCATGCCCTGTTCTATGAAAAACACTTTCACATCACATCTATGCACCACACCATCAGGTCCACAAATGCATGGCAGCCCTTGTCCACCTTTACTGCATTTAACGTTAGTGACATTTTGATGTATTGTACATACACACAGAATGTGTTCCAGATGAGCCGACTGCCACACAATGCTTCGGACAGACTGCAGTGTATTTTTGAACGCTGCATACAGTTCTTTAAGGTTGCACAGAATGAGTATTTTCTGCTCGTGAATTTTGAATTTGACAAAATCCTTTTTTCCTGGCATAACTCTACTATATACATCGTCATTCTAGAATCTAATGACTAAATCCTCAACTGGAAAATCATTGCCAAAGAGTGTTCTGGTTTGGCAACTCCATGATACCTTTCTCTGAAGCCAGTTTTCTTGCTGCCCTTATGTAAACACGGACTTTAAAGACCTCTTTAGTTTTGACTATAGACATAATGGTGGAGCCACTTATTAATATTTGTGTCTCTTACTTTCTGCTGGATAATAATTTTTTTCTTTCATTAAGTAAATGAGCCTGTCAAGATCTTCAGCATTTTTATTAATTTCTTTAAAGATCTCAGGCTGCGCTGAGCCGCCAGTTCCTCAGGAGATACATTGACAGCTTGAGCAGCCTGCTGATGTATTGTGCATCTTTGATCTTGATCTGCACATGAAGATTTATTGTTGCGCAGGATACCTTGGAATGAGATGCCTCTCCTTTGAGCTGTAGTGGACTTAACACCAATGCCACTTAAACTGGAGTCAAGACAGGACTTCATTCTTTTAGCAGCCTGTTCACTGTCAACATCATGACCAGATGGATTTTGTCGATCTCCATTGTCACTTTTCATTGAAAGCAATGCGACATTATGGACACAATTTAATTCCAGGGATGACATTGCCACTGAACAGTCCCTTAATTCTTAGCTACCTCCACATTTACTTCTGAGTGATTTATTTACTGCTTTCTTGTGATTATTAAATGGATCACAACATTTTATTTTGAAGTTTGAGTAGATAATCAATAGCTTTTGCAAATTGTGTGGTCATCTTCAAGTCAAACCTGTCCTCCATGAAAACAATTTTAGTTTGTCCTCTTAGCCACCTCACGCTTCAAACTAACTGCCCTTGAATAGTCCATTGAATGGCAACTCTGAGGTATTTCCCTATGGTGCAATTCTCATTAAGGGGTTTCCTACTAGCCCAAAACGTTGGAGCAATTGGCAAGTGACTGAAATGCTGAGCATGACAACCCTATTAAAAAGAGAACCAATTAGAACATTTTCCATAAGAAACCGTTAAACCTACGCAATAAACCATTATATAAACAATTAAGCCTTCACCAATAGAAACTATTGCAAAACACAATGTGCTTTGGGGGTATTTACCTTTTTGAAGACCATTTAGAGACCAGAACCATTAGAACTgctgtagcctagtggtttgctTGTTCACCGGAAAAGGTCTAACTGCTTCAGACCTTTTTTGAAGGGATTTGGCCACATACTCAATGTATTCTCAACCAATAAAATGTTGCTCATGCGGTTGAAAACCCCTGTGCCTATACCTCTACCTGGGTAGTACCCATCTTCAGCTGTTCTGATTGGGAGGTTAACCTGTCCTCGTTCCGAATCTCAACCAATCCTAATCTTAACCATTAATTTGTAttgaatgttttttattttttgacAACTTCTAACTGGATATAATAGTGAGCCTGTTTAGCAGCAACACCACCGTCTAGTGTTCAGAACCTGGTAATATCAGGCCGTATAATGCATTCAAATGGTCTTTCAACAAAATGTTTCAGGAACGCTTATCTGTTTCAAACTACAGAAATGATTTCGGAAccatctgagatggtgggtgtcaatcCTCTTTGTGTCTTTTAAGGTGGAATGACTCAGGAGGGACTGTAGCCTGTTGTGCTCTTCTGATATGAGTCTAACTAGCTTACTAACCTGGGCAAGCTTGCATATTTGAATTCAGCTTTAGTCCACCTGACAGGGTTATCAAAGATAATATACCTTTTTATCGATTACTGGATGGGAACTCACTCTCCAAATTACAACAACAAGTAGGTCAGGACTGGAACGGAATGAGTTGATATTTTTACCTGAATTGAACCCAGCTCCCTTCCCCTGTTTCTAGGTGATATACAGCTCATTCGGTGGGACCTCTAAAGGACTGCACTTCAACAACCTAATTGTTGGCCTGGTTCTCTTGACTAGAGGACGTGATGAAGAAAAAGCTAAATGTGAGTATTGTAACCGACAGACTTATGGAACCTCTATAGATGCTTGTGTTGACCATGTAATTACAAGTAAAATCATATAATTACATGtataatttaataggatctctgagaataaaaacaaacaaatagaCCTTCACACAAATGGACCCCTCTTTTGTACTGGTATCTAATTTGTATTCTTGAAAATGTCTTATGCGATTCACCCCCATTGTGAATCACACCTGACAGAGTTGCTTATCAGGCTAAGCTTCTTTTTGTGGCTCTCCTTCAGACATTTTCAGTCTGTTTGCCAGCGATTTGGGCAATCATGCAACGCGAGAGGACATGGAAAGCATGCTGCAGACTGTGGATGGAGAGATCCCACTTTCTCTCAGGAAGTGTTTCTCTGAGGTTAGCTCATGCCTTATTTGAATAAATATGTATGAGTAGCTGCCAAAACAAAGGGAATGCCAACATGAAGTGTCTTAGTAGGGctttgggccaccacgagctgccagaacagcttcaatgtgccttggcatagattctacaagtgtctggaactctattggagttCTTCCACAACAAAATCCATAATTTGAAGTTTTGTTGATGGTTGTGGAAAAAGCTGTCTCGGGTGCCACTCCAGAAGTGTTAAATTGGTTTGAGATCTGGTGgttgagagacacacacacacactttaacctCCCTaagctcctttgagacccctctttcaaagtcactgagatttcttcttctagccatggtatccaaaataatgggcaactaggcatttttatacatgaccctaagcatgatgggattttaattgcttaattaactcagaaaCCAAACGTGTaaaagcacctgctttcaatatgcgttgtatccctcatttactgaaGTATTTCCTTTATTTTAGCAGTTACCTGTATTTTACGGTTTTAAACACACATTTTGACAGCCATGTTTTCACAAACTGTATGACCACCAGGGTGGTTGCAAATCTGCTATTACACGCTTACCAGGTCTATTTTATTTGTTCACTACAAACATGCCACGTATCCTTATCTAATGTAGCCTTATCTAATTGTAAGCTGCTGACAGAACTTATGTTACCtgtttggggtggcaggtagcctagtggttagagcgttgggccagtaaccaaaaggttgctggatcgaacctcagagctgacaaggtaaaaatctgtcgttctgtccctgaacaaggcagttaacccactgttacccggtagaccatcattgtaaataagaatttgttcttaactgacttgcctagtaaaataaaggttcaataaaataagtGCACAGGGGCACTAATGCTACTTTACACAGGAAGATAATTCCAGTATGTGTTTTGCACCTTTGTTCAAGGCTTAGTGGAGTTCCTGTTATTTTCTTTACCAGGGTGAGAAGGTAAATTATGAGAAATTTAAGAGCTGGCTCCTGCAGAACAAGGATGCCTTCACCTTCTCCCGCTGGCTCCTGTCCAGTGGGGTGTGTGTCACCCTGACAGACGATAGTGACACACCCACCTTCTACCAGACCTTGGCTGGAGTAACACACTGTGAGTGACTGTCATCCTGATCCTTTGGGAGATGTACTAAATAATAACCTAGGCTAAGGGTCTTGTCATGCCACTTATAGATTTTTTTTCTTGCAGTAGAGGAATCGGATATCATTGACCTGGAGAAGAGATACTGGCTGCTGAAAGCTCAGTCTCGGACAGGACGATTTGACCTGGAAACCTTTGTCGCTTTAGTTTCTCCCACTATTCATACATCCCTAAGTGAAGGTAAGAGAATACGCAGGATGTGGATTTAATTTATTGGATACTTCTTTTGAAGGCGGTCGTTACATCCATTTCTCCTTCTGTGCAGGTTTGTTTCATGCCTTTGATGAAAACAGGGACAATCACATAGATTTTAAGGAAATCTCATGTGGACTATCTGCTTGCTGCAGAGGGCCtttggcagagagacagaagtgTAAGTAGATACAAGCACTAAGCCTTGCTGTTTGTCATTCTTTCATCACATTGTCAGTTTCAATGTGTCACTTTCCTCTTGTTTCTTTTCCCCAGTCTGTTTCAAAGTGTTTGACGTTGACCATGATGGGCTTCTGTCTCGAAAGGAAATCACAGAAATGGTTGGGGCATTACTGGAGGTGTGGAAAGACAATCGCATAGACATTCTACCTGTAAGTACCATTTGGCCAGACTGGACATATGatggacatactgtacataatgaTAACTGTTGTAATATTTGTAGTTAGATTGTTTTGTTTTAACCTGTCCCATTACTACTCTGGGATCATACTTAAGCCTTACCCTGCCTCTGTCCCTTAAGGAAGAGGACACTAATGTCCATGCCGTTGTGGAAGACATCCTGAAGGAGCATGACACCACTAAGGTATTACCTTACTGCTTGCGTGACTTTGGATTCATATAGATTTCTTTAAAGTTGTCAGAAAATGTTGAAACCGGCTATTGGTGGTTGTTGTGTTCTTTAGCAAGGGCATTTGACCCTGGAGGACTACCAAATATGGAGTGTGAAGAGTGCATTTGCCAATGAGTTCCTCAACCTGCTGTTTCAGGTAAGAGCCAGCCACCATGTGTTTCTACTTTGGTCACCATGTGCTGTGTGTGCTTTTCTTGTTCTGCTGGATCACCAGTCTTCTGCTATCGTGTTGGTCTCTAGGTGTGTCATATTGTCCTGGGGCTGCGGCCTGCCTCCCCTGAAGAGGAGGGACAGATAATcaggtatgtgtgtctgtgtcaccaTGTCAGTGTCCTTTCCTGCTGTCATACACATTCTTCCTTACccctcatcaatcaatcaatcaaacactCACGAACTCACTCACTTGTGTCTGCAGGGGCTGGTTGGAGAGGGCGAGCAGACACGGCCTCCAGCCAGGAGACTACTGGTTCCTCATAGCAGTGCCATGGTGGCAGCAGTGGAGGGACTACGTCAAATATGTAAGGAAGGCTTTTTTGCTGCTTGACACCATGACCATCTGTTTATCATACTGTGCCCATTTTACACTATAATTTCTTTGCTGATGTGATTATGGTTGTTGGCGTCTCTTCCAGGATAACAAGCATATTGTGGTGGAGCAGCCATTAGTGTTTGACACAGTGAGGAGTGGTGTAGGGGCCGGAACCCAGGCCAGGGCAGAGCAAGGCCCAGAGGGGGAGAGCATTGCCAGCTCCCACAGCTCCACAGAGGAGAAGTTCGTAGACAACATCTCCAGTGCATCAGAGGCCTCCGAGACGACCAGCGGCAGTGAGTGGCTAAGAATTCTCAGCACCCCGCGTAACACTTAGTGTTAGCAAAACAGTTGGATACTAGTACAGCTTAATAATAAGGAAATGCACCACTAATTATACCTGCCTGGCCTTGCATACTGTGTGCTGAGAGTGAGTGTACAACTGAATGTCATTGAAAACCATTCATTTCCTCTTCTCAGGCCTTCTACCCCGGGGCTCGACTGCTACGGATATCTGCTTTGCCCGTCAGCATGATGACACAGACAACCAGTGCTTCCTGGGGGCTGATGGGAACATGGTGGTTCTAAGGCCTGGGGCCATCGATAACCAGTCTCTGGTCAGATCAGAGCCCTTAAAGGTAAGTTAGGCACCACAAACAACACTGTGGAAGGGGATGAACTAATTGGAGATTGAAGAAGAGGAACATTTTAAACTGGCCTTGCCATATTATTTCAGTTTTAAATCTGTCCATCTTGAACTGTTCCCCCAGGCTCCCACATTGACTATGGAGGGAGGCCTACTGAGGCGCTCCCCGTCCCTGATTCTAGGCAGGGACTTTGAGGTTGTGCCAGAGCCTGTGTGGAGGGCACTCTACCACTGGTATGGAGCCAACCTGGGTCTCCCCAGGCCGGTACGTACATTTCAACTCTGTAAAGCAGGACCACTTGTGGATTTTCCATTAAACCATCACCATTATCATCCCTATTGATCCTGACATTGTGATAACctcacattcccatcccttctCCTGTTGGCATTCCCAGGTGATCAGAAACACCAAGACAGACTGTGCTGAGCTGGAGCTGTTACCCCGACACCTGCTCTTCCTGAGGCAGCAGCAGCCCCCCCCCCGCACCCCCCAGAACAACGTCTGGGTCAATATGGGTAAGAGGTTCCTCTGCATGTGTCTCCAGCGCTTCTCCAAAGGTTACAAAGCAAAGGAGGGACAAGAATAGCACAGTGCCCTAGTGACTTTCTGCCCAAGAGTGTCCAGGGCCATTCAGCATGTTGATCTGAAAAGCACGTCCACTCCCAACTGCGGATGATTGAAAGACCACTCGTGCGATAgatgcgttctgcctacaacacAATCACAACTCAATCTTGCAAAGTTAGATTTGGGTGGTTGCATTGAAGGGGGCTGATATTATATTGATTCAAACATAATTCCCACATTAGAGGGAAGCGTTGATCTGTTTAAGGAAGTATGTAACTGGGCAAAGTAGTAAAGTTTAATCACTAGAATTCTCTGTGCGGGCTGGCATTTCTTCTGCACAGCAgtccaggaggaggagggcacttagagggaacattggtcacAAGACTTGGGGCAGCACAGGGACACACTTTTAACCAAAGTATCACAGATGAGACGACAGATGTCCACATGCCCCTGTAAGGGCGGGAGGTTACCATGGTAGCACGACTAGAGTCATGTTTGTGTCTGTGAGATTGAGTCTGTCTAGTAGAAGCGTTGTCTTCTCTTCCCTAGCTGTTGAAACTCaaaaatagaaaaacaacctagcttgtcaacaaaacaatgtaaatagccaagaaacacaaggacaaaAAGTCTCACTTCAGCAGACTTTAGTTTTaagtaaattagaccaacttttATTCCTGTGCGCAGCGCTTCTAAAAATAAATCTTTCACTCCGCTTATCACGTTCGCATagccccagccaggcagtgttgcAGTGTAAGATGAAATGGGCTATGTAGGATCTGGGCCTCATATGTCAGAGCATTTGACCAACGCAACATGGTCTGTGGATTTTCTTCCACACCCGTTCCTGTGCTTTTTACCAATCATGTGTGCAGAGCAGTTCAATGTGTCCGTGGTGTCTCCCTGAACTCCCCCAGGTAACGTTCCCTCTCCTAGTGCCCCCCTAAAGCGTGTGTTGGTCTACACGGGCTGTTTCAGTAGGGTGGGCACCATCAAGGACATCCATGAATACCTGTCCCAGAGACTCCGCATCAAGGAGGAAGACATGCGCCTCTGGCTCTACAACAGTGAGGTTGGTGTGATTCATAGAAGGTTGACCCTTCGTCAACATACACGGCAGGGTTCTTCCCAAAGAATGTAAGAGGGGCACTGCGCCACCATGTGGACTTGGCTGCGCCactattaaaaaaataaacacaaataaatacatacaaaATGTAAACGCACACACTGTGAATTGCTCTTGCCTGGACCTCATACCTATGGTCCCTGTTCTGTAGATGAATAATGACATTAGTAGGATAATTCTAGAAAAGACACTGAAGAATATTAAATAATTATTTTGCGCTTAACCATTGTGTGCCGCTTTATTTGTTATCATTTaaggctctagattgcaggaaatgGCACTTACAGGTTTTCTAAAAACACACATCTCTGAGTCCAAAGGGGGCCACGGCCCTCCTTGGGACCTCCCCCTCGACTGATTCATCAGCAACACCTTGTTTAAACAAATCCCGGGGAGAACCCTACACTGCACAAACAGACGTGCACAGTAAACACTcaaacactctcacacactctaaTTTTACAGTTCAAAACATTGTATTCCACAGAATTATCTGACCCTCCTTGATGACGAAGACCATTCCCTGGAGGGGTTGAAGATCCCAGATGAACAGTACATGGTCATAGAAGGTATGCATCGTAACGACTCTGTGTTTTTAATGGCTCCATCATGTATTGTCAGGATGAGTAGATGAAGACACTTTTTTGTTTTCATCAGTTCGGAACAAGGACATGAGCTGGCCAGAGGAGATGTCTTTCATCGCTAACAGCAACAGGATGAACAGACACAATGGTAAGACCGTCACTGCATACAGTTACAGCACCAACACAACATTAGCACTCCTATTATGTAATCATTATTGATAAATTAACATTAACTGAGCTGATTGCTACTTGGATGTATTATAGATAAGTCTGTCAGACAGTACTTGTTTTGTGGTCTCCAAACATATTGAAGGGGTTGTACTGACTGCTGTAGAAGCTTTTGATGGATGAATAGCGTCCTCAGACTGTTGCCTCCTGCTGTTGTTCACAGTCCCTACTGAGAAAGGTGCCACTGGACTGAGCAACCTTGGCAACACGTGCTTCATGAACTCCAGTATCCAGTGTGTGAGCAACACCAAGCCTCTCACAGACTACTTCACCTCAGGAAACCACCTTTACGAACTCAACAGGTATGTGTGTGCATTATTTTAGACTTAaaagaatacattcttattatACAAGTAAGTATTATTATACATGCTTATTCTACTCTTTGGGCAGAACATTGTTCAAATAAATCCACAGCAAGCAGAGATGAGTGTGCAAGTTTCTTTTTAATTTGTGCTGTTTGTCTCCATAACAGGACCAATCCAATTGGGATGCGGGGTCACATGGCCAAATGCTATGGTGATCTGGTTCAGGAGTTGTGGAGCGGAACACAGAAGAACTTGGCCCCTCTGAAACTCAGAGTATGTCCACAAACAAGCCTCCAACTGAACCGCCCCCCCAAATAACACTACAGACGACCAACCTAAATGTACTTTCTTTCAACCTAAAAAATAAGAGTCAAATGGTTGTCTTTTTCCATTTTCTCCTTGTCCTCCGTCTCTTCCCTCAGTGGACAATAGCGAAGTACGCTCCCCGGTTCAATGGCTTCCAGCAGCAGGACTCCCAGGAGCTGCTGGCCTTCCTGCTGGATGGCCTTCACGAGGACCTGAACCGTGTTCACGAGAAGCCCTACGTGGAGCTGAAGGACAGCGACGGTCGACCAGACTGGGAGGTTGCTTCTGAGGTCAGAGTTCATACACACTGTTCCTATCGTCATGGTGGGGAGATCCAGAAATAAGGCCTCAGGTGAATCACCTCATGTAGCTGTT
This DNA window, taken from Oncorhynchus keta strain PuntledgeMale-10-30-2019 unplaced genomic scaffold, Oket_V2 Un_contig_28413_pilon_pilon, whole genome shotgun sequence, encodes the following:
- the LOC118391365 gene encoding ubiquitin carboxyl-terminal hydrolase 32-like isoform X1: MGAKESRIGFLSYEEAINRVTNVELQRLKDAFRRTSGLSCYMSQQCFLREVLGDVVPPRIAEVIYSSFGGTSKGLHFNNLIVGLVLLTRGRDEEKAKYIFSLFASDLGNHATREDMESMLQTVDGEIPLSLRKCFSEGEKVNYEKFKSWLLQNKDAFTFSRWLLSSGVCVTLTDDSDTPTFYQTLAGVTHLEESDIIDLEKRYWLLKAQSRTGRFDLETFVALVSPTIHTSLSEGLFHAFDENRDNHIDFKEISCGLSACCRGPLAERQKFCFKVFDVDHDGLLSRKEITEMVGALLEVWKDNRIDILPEEDTNVHAVVEDILKEHDTTKQGHLTLEDYQIWSVKSAFANEFLNLLFQVCHIVLGLRPASPEEEGQIIRGWLERASRHGLQPGDYWFLIAVPWWQQWRDYVKYDNKHIVVEQPLVFDTVRSGVGAGTQARAEQGPEGESIASSHSSTEEKFVDNISSASEASETTSGSLLPRGSTATDICFARQHDDTDNQCFLGADGNMVVLRPGAIDNQSLVRSEPLKAPTLTMEGGLLRRSPSLILGRDFEVVPEPVWRALYHWYGANLGLPRPVIRNTKTDCAELELLPRHLLFLRQQQPPPRTPQNNVWVNMGNVPSPSAPLKRVLVYTGCFSRVGTIKDIHEYLSQRLRIKEEDMRLWLYNSENYLTLLDDEDHSLEGLKIPDEQYMVIEVRNKDMSWPEEMSFIANSNRMNRHNVPTEKGATGLSNLGNTCFMNSSIQCVSNTKPLTDYFTSGNHLYELNRTNPIGMRGHMAKCYGDLVQELWSGTQKNLAPLKLRWTIAKYAPRFNGFQQQDSQELLAFLLDGLHEDLNRVHEKPYVELKDSDGRPDWEVASEAWENHLRRNRSIVVDLFHGQLRSQVKCKTCGHVSARFDPFNFLSLPLPMDNSMHVEIIVTKLDGSCPVRYGLRLNADEKYTGLKRLLSELCCLNPEQILLAEVHASNIKNFPLDNQKVRRAVSGFLCAFEIPVPSAPTSVVSTPTQTDEAQALAYGNATMVTDSNSLNLGLIPKGMPSTVVPCGTEGSLANGLSDGPVVIPSDSPFTGYIITIHRKMMWAELYFLSSQKNRPSLFGMPLIVPCTVHTRTRDLYDSVWTQVSRLASPLPPQEASNHAQDCDDSMGYQYPFTLRVVQKDGNSCAWCPWYRFCRGCTVECNDERAAVGNAFMAVDWDPTALHLRYQTSQERIVEEHPSVEQSRRAQAEPISLDSCLQAFTSEEELGEDELYYCSKCKTHRLATKKLDLWRLPPILIIHLKRFQFMNGRWIKSQKIVRFPMETFDPSAFLTPRDADQSQESWRDTLGAELHDTEGGVKKSGGGDTVCNPALTLNNGKDPLCSGRMASTPLSKDVCPNCSPESEGRRQGRGLVFPTGSRYQLSLSKESLDSGRESPMELEASRMRMGSMGEGLSDSTSGEDMARECDNTKSVSELNSNGYTENSMDLEASQGQRDLDPMYNLYAISCHSGILGGGHYVTYAKNPNEKWYCYNDSSCKELQSEEIDADSAYILFYEQQEVDYSLFMPKTDGKKMADTTSMDEDFESDYKKYCVLQ